A stretch of DNA from Telopea speciosissima isolate NSW1024214 ecotype Mountain lineage chromosome 5, Tspe_v1, whole genome shotgun sequence:
acgaagATCTACGGACGACccagtaaggagaagtgatatgattttgattgaaggagttaaaagagttGGGGGAATGCTTAAAATgatcataggagaagttgtgaggaaagacatgcataatctaggtcttgtatcaagtatgatctTGGATAGAGCCCAtcggagggcaaggatccatgtcgcagaccccatttagctgagattctccttacttgctgggctgtgcctctttcctatcacattcatttctctctctgtctctctctctctccttttggtCCCTCTTTCATCTGTCATTTTCCATTGTTTATTTAAAATCTAAtttccatccctcttttcccatttcTTCATTCCTTTTTGTAGACCTCAGTTTcccttactttgttttgtttggattcaTGTGGCCaatcccattaagttgggataattAAGGGTGAGTTTGTTGTCTTTCCTAGGCATCTCACCCCTTGAAGATCCCTTTTGATTTGCTTTATCCCTAAGTGGGAGGATGCCAAGAGGGTGGAGGATTTCGATCTATTAGTCTTTGTAATGTAGCTTACAGAAGTATTGCTAAACTTTTTGTTAATAGGCTGAAGGAGTTGCTTCACTcctttattttcctatttcaaGGGCTTTCATTGTTGACAGACAAAATTTTAAGGGCAAAGTATTTTCACCATAAATCTCATTTTTATTAGAAGGTTCTGTCCAAGAGGGGTTCTTGGACTTGGAATGGCATTGTAAGTATTTTACCTATTCTTCAGAAGGTGGATTTTCTAAAGATCGGGGATGATAAAAGTACTTGCTTTTGGGTTGATCCTTGGGTcccttctttatctttatttcGCATTTCATCTGATGATCATAGGATTAATATTTCTCAATGAGTGAGTGATTTTATTGATGGATATATTTGGAACCTTGACATGCTGTCTTCAGTCTTGCCTTTCCACCTGGTGAGGGAAATTGTTAAAATTCAGATCTCTTTGTTGGAAGATCGGTGGTGGTGCTCTCTCTCCAGGTTTGGAACTTTTTCAACTAAGTTGGTTGCTAAGTTCTTGTCTCTACTAATTCTTCTATTAATGCTTTCTCTGGCGAGACTGGTTCTTATTTCAATTGCCTTAGGTGGTGGAAGTTCTTTTGGAAACTCTGCCTTCACcctaagtttaaaattttcataagtaAATGTATTTCTCTTGAGAATGTGTATGGCCTTTGTGGATCCCCTAATGAATCTATTTGgcatttgtgtttttttttttttaaagatttccAAGGGTCTTTTTGTCACCTTTCTGTAGTGATATGATTTTTTGTGATATGATGAATGATCATGTAGTccatgttgttggtgaagcctgatttggctcagaaagtgcggttgagaccttcgaagggtcatttcggcctcgaaacgatCTCGGAATGCCAAAAAATGGTGGGGCTCCACACCAAAAAAAGGTGGAGTTGTATCGGGCTCGTCGAGAGCTTCGAAATGAATATTTTTTagccatgtgttatgttttggtctggCCTaggttttttggcattttttgggctaggggcatttgtgtattttctagggttaggagttttcctatatattgttcttataTCTTTGAGATAGGGATATgagggttttgtaacatttcagagaaatagtgaaacctgttcTACTGTTTggccgtggacgtagcttccattttggaggtgaaccatgtaaatctctgtgttgtgtgttgtgtgctctctctctattttcgtttttctttctgcaatcgccattctgggcgttgttttcgtAACAGTCCATAACTTTTCAAATGTTTAGCAGTTAGAGCGATGAGATAGCGAGTAAGCATGATGGCCTCTGGATCTGATGTAAATATtaactctttcttttattttcttgatttatccaaaataaaaaagaagagatactTTGAAGGTGAAAGTTTTCCTCCTcacatagaggatggttcacccaccatcctagggttcataaacccctatagggttttagtatgttcccaaaGTACCCTCTCCCAACCCTCGATGAATGGGATCTCTTTCAACGCGGGTGGAGGAAAATTCGGTACTACTTTAAAAGCGTTTGAATCGTTAGTAGACTTTTTGAAATCAAGGATGCGTTTGATATGATTTATTGAAATGCATTATTGACCTAGAATTCATATCAATTGCAGCTCAACGTAACATTCTATTGTAATTTGTAGCATTGGCGTAGCATAGGCTTAGAAGCTAACACCCCCTCCTAAAAATttgtggggggggaggggagagaatgGTTTTAGTAGGAGAACGTGACGTCCAAACACATGGGAcgggcaaaatgactgccctgcGTGATGCTTCCGtttgcactcccattggccctcgAATGCGTAGGGGACCATGCTCCCACAGAGGAAACATTTTTCTACACACAAATTTCTTGATGTCATAGGTTCTAAGAAGTTTTCTTGTCTTGCACACTTATCGGTGTCTCATGGACATGTGATGGATGTCTACCAGATGATCCAGATGCGTCATGTGTTGAATTTGATGGACAGGTATCGCCGTCTATACCCTCCCTTTTGTCTATGCACTCTCAGTGCGTTATGCATATAAGAAGGTCCGTACtattcaatgattttttttttgagctgaAAGCCTGAAACTTGGCAGGTGACCAATAGATTTTAAGGTCCacttatccacaaaatttcCAATGCAGATCATCTGGggcccagctgcccgtagcggtCTGTGCGGCGCAGACTAGGCCACGCCCAATGATCGTCTTATCCTCGcttgggcaaggcatttgggtaGGGGGTAAAGCGGTCTTTGTACGCGCGGCTCAGTCTGTGCCGCTCAGGCCGCTACGGACAATGTGCCATAGATGATCAAGATCCCAAAATTTCAGTTACTTTCaatcttttattagaaaaaaaattaaattaattaataaaagagaaaatatctACATCGTCTCCttggaggaaaaaaaatcgtctttctttcttttaaggcATAATGGGCCACCATTTTGGCCAGGGATGTAATATAAAGTTCCACCTAAACACAAAAATAGATCTTCATGGACATGTCaataatcttaaaaaaaaagcaaaacaaaaggcCATAACCATGCTGCTTGAATTCGAGAGAAAAAAAAGTCTGAAATTGCCTTGTTAgtgcaccaaacttctttcaccATGTATCCTACCTCTAAAGCAGGCTCGAGACCTCAATTACTTTCAATTTTTCATGTGGTAGATATAGGCGTGTGAGGTTGGAATTGCACCCCCTACTACACTTGAAAACCCACACcaagggggaggagaggggggggggggggaataagcTGACCATGTACATGCTAGACATCCTACATCTCAAAGGGTCATTGTAGGATCAATTAACATTGAAACACCATAAGCTTGGTGTTAGGGACTTGGatagaactcatcctcaaaagctaacCGTTAAGAAGAGGGTGCACAAGTATACATAaaccaccctcccccccccccctcccccaacatTACTCTATCAAACAGTGTCAAGGTTTAGGCTGAGGTTGATGACAACATGCTAGTGTTAGTGCTAGTGCAAGTGCAATAGAAGTAGCAAGGTTCTAGTAATCGGTGTAGGTCGATATCGATCTGGATCGGTCTTGATTGGACATATTTACTCATTTTCTTCAAAATATcagttttatttttacatttttacccttggttcATACCGATCACGTATCAATGAATCAATCAAGAATCGGTGATTTCCACAAATATCTGATGAATCGATCGATCCAGCCAATCtgatactgattcctcaaaccatgccaAGAATAAGTGAAGCATGAAACGATGAAGAATGGCATGCTGTGCATGATAGGTTGTACGTGTTCTTTTTGGTAAGAGATATTTTCGTCTTGTATGATCAGGTAATTAATGAATTAACCTTTCCATGGAGGTAAATCTTTGCTTTGTAGGCAAGAGGATAGCCAATTACAAATTCTGTAATTTTAactttttaaataaattttggattttcatttttcGTTGGTCGCATCTCGCAACTTCGCCTTCGCGCAAACTCTTCCGCCATCGGTTTTCGAAGTTCTTCCCGTTTTGTGCTCTGGTGGTTGGAAGGTCAGTAAGAGAAGAGGACAAGGTTGGAAGCATGGTCTACAGATTTTGTACTACAAGGTGTAGGAATTCGTAACAGAAGTCGTTCAGAGGGGGAGGGGGCGGTCAGTGTCATTGCTGCAAAATGATATCAGAGGAGGATGAGAAGAGGAAACAGGAGACTAGCAAGAGCAGCAGTTCATGGCCGCAAGACACACCCTACGTAGAAAGGGAAGGACAGGAGATGAAGGTGTGGGGAATTCTCTTGTTCGGCCTGATTGGCGCCACAGTCACCACATTCGCTGTAAGCTGTctttgttttattgttatctCTTTTATCTGACGCCGAATTTCGAAAATTGGGTTCCATTAATCATTGCTAATCAATAGGGGTATGCTGTTTATATGGCGTTGACAGACTTCCGTCATTCTTGATTTCTAGTGGTGTTGTTATTGATTAAATTCCATACTGAAATTCTGAAACTTTAGATGAAATTGGTCATATGATTGTTGCGAGAATTCCTAGCAGCCTTTCACCCTGTGggtctttcttcttttatattaAATCCCATTGAATCGGTTTTCCTCTTGTCTTCTGACTGATCGGACTGAGATATTGGTCTTTCATATGGTTGAGGAGGCGATGTCGAGACTCATTGTTCGGGCGAGTCATGCCCTGTTATGTCTTCTCTTTTTGCAATTGTTTATGTTCTCAGTTTGTAGTTAGAGGGCATCAAGAAAAATATGGACATGATTTTGTGGGTTGCTTTTTAACCTTCACTGCTCTCTTTGTATGTATCTTATAGATGTTTTGTCCTGTAGGCAAATCAGATTATAAAAGCTTGTCCCTTCGCGTATTTAGGTAAGTACAGTCTTCCAAGTTCCACCATTTTCCCTGCTGCGGACTTCCAATTCTAATAAGTTATTGGTTCCAACCTAAGACCTTCTAGTCTACAGTAGCCTTGGAAAGTTTAGACCTTGGTTGTCAGATATTAGGCAGCTGGGGTAGCTTTTGCTCCTTGAGGCACTTATGCAAGTCAGTTGAGTTGTATCTAGATTATATTTCGTTAAATTCAGTTGAGTTTCTAGTTATTAAACCATATGCTGCCACCTGTGTGGTAAATCCTGGAATCCTGGTCAATGTCATTCTGATGGGCATgctttttcccaattttttggGAACATTACAAACCTTGCAGAGCAAAGAATGGATTGTTTCAAGATGACTTTTTAACTTCTTAAATTTGAAGTTTTGCACTCGTAAGAAATTACTCCTATTGTGGACGGTttcacatttaaaaaaaaaagaataaagcaTCATAGTATTCTTCAAATTTGTATCAACTATTGGAAGGACCATTTCGGGGAAGTACCTTTTCTGATGGTTTCAATGACTTGGTAGGTTGGACAACTGCGGAGGACGTTTGACAGGATCTACTCTGAGGTACACATGTTCTGTTGCTTTCATTTATGCATGTTGGGTTCTTTTCTTTCCTAGCCATCCTAGAAGCAGTTTCTACATAAATCTGCCCTTACTATTGTAGAGGCAGCTACAGTGTTTGTCTTGAGGTGTTAGATGTCTGGGTATTCCACAATGGTGGCCCATTTAGATATATAACTCAGGTTAGTTGTGCAGAATCATGATGTGTCTGTTGGAATATGTCATCCATTGGAGGTTGTAATTCACTAATTCTACTAGTGAATGAGTGAGCTAGAATAATGGCTAccagaatttttatttgtataaggccatgTACAGGGATGTAGCTTCTCCTTTGCTCGTGTGCCATATTCTTTATGTTTTTCTGTATCTCTGCTGCTGAGCAGGTTGTGTTGATTTTTTGATTGCTCAAGTTTTTATTATGGGATAATTAGTTCGAAAATTATTTCTGTTTGCTTCACTGGTGATGTCACTGTCAGTTGTACGAAACATGTGTTATCAATTTCCTTTGTTACCTTCTTACCTACTAGTGACCTTTATGCTGCATTTGGTTGCTTTCCCTCATGATGTGGGAAAAGAAAATCGAAAGAAAAATTGGAGATGTGATTATTTGGTTGCATTTAGTGGAAGAAAAGCTAGGGAAAAAATATACTTTGGGGAAAGATTATCCTTAGTATTTTTGTCTCGTCCATTATGTAGGAAAACACagggaaaagaaaattgtaGGAAAGTTGGCCATACCTAGCTTCTCTTCTCATTCTCACAAGATCggaaataataaattaaattcCATGGGAAaagcaaaattttaaaaagaaatgtGAAGAAACTTCAGCAGATTTCAGATCCCATTTGGTTTCTAATAGCTAAATGACTACCTTTTCTCTGGCATTATATGACAATGGATGCAAAAcattaaataaagggaaaataatTGTCACTTATAGGATCTGGTTGTGAATCTGTAGATTGAAAAGTCTAAATGGGACAAGTTCAACTACTACAAGAATTACCAAAGAGTGGCAACTTATCTAGAACTAAGAGAAAGGTGTGGGGAAGAGGGAGCAATGAAAAGGAACCTTCCTGCTTGGCTATGGTTGATTCGATTGCTAATTGAGTGTCTCATGTTGTTGTAAGGGCCTCATAGAGGTTTTTCTGCCCCTATCCTGCAGTTGGACCCTTACGAGTTACGACTTTACATTTTACGGCAAGGCCACAACAAACTATGTGTTGGGTCTTATACATGTGGTCAGTAGCAGGACAGAATAGTATAGCCTTGAGCTAAATGAAGGTCTAAAATATTTGTGTAATGAGTTTACCATAACTGTATCTAATCCTCCCTGTGAATTTAGAATTTCGGATATTTGAGCAATTTTTGGTGAAAAGTGAGGATACTTTGTGGCAAAACTGCTAACCAAAAGATCCCTAATTCAAGATAAATTTGTGATTATCTGGGATTTTTTCGATATCTACTCTGATGTCTAAAAATTAGTTAATTTCTCAAATGATATATAATACCTCCCTGAAATTAAATTGTTTCAATTCTTTATATGAATTTTAATTTGTGAAAGAATAAAATTTGTTTCAAGGCTCACTTTGGCTCTCGGAATTTTGCTGTTTGTTCCTTGTCAAGACTTGAGTTTACTTAATTTATCTTATTTACTATTTCGAATAACGAGATTATAGCCTTTTAGGTATTGAAAGTTTATTTTACAGAAGAGCCTTAGTAAATAATAATGTAAATACCTTTGGTTGCCTCAATGGTCAAAATCTTAAGATGTTGTACCTTGGGAACCAGGGATCGAGTATTGCTACCACAAAAACGCTGACAACCCAAATAATAATGTAAATGATTAAATGTGAAAACTACTATTTTTGTTTGAAACTGCAACTGGAGTTATCACGTCCAGCATCAATTGGATGGACTTAGTTTGCATCTACATGCTTACTAAAACTTAGTTGAAACACTTTTAAATCTGGTTGGAACTTGGGCGCTAAATGCTAATGAAGTACTTGTCATAATGTGGTTAACCTGGTTGTGAACTTGTATCGTTTTAGATACTTGAAAATAAATCTATATGGTCCAAATTGTATAGTTTCTCTGTTTTAAACTATTGCACTGACACAGCTACGAACTCTTCCTTGTCTATTGGTGTTTTAGGAAAATATTTGTGGTTGATTTTATTCAATAGAAATAGTATGACAAGTGTCTTTTCTCTCTTATTCAATTATGGTATTTCTTCGAATCCATAAGCCTCATTATGGAGTCCTTTTGGTAGATTAATATAATGAAGTTAAGCTACTATCTATTCCTTCATAAAGCACTGATGTTATATGGAGGGTAATACTTGAGAAAACAGTGTCTGTTATCTTCAGTCTGAAGCTCATTGATATTGTTTTGAATTTGACCAATAAAGCTGACCAGGTCGAAGGGTACAACTGGTGGTTCATTTCGTTCAAGTTTCAAGGAGGAAGCATGGAAACGATATAATCGCCGATTGCAAGAGGACTATGACGAGGAAATGGAGAGAGTGGTGAGACTTAGCttcattcctcttcttttttgctttgtatATTTTGTTTAATGCTAGAGAGTTAATGAAACCCTGTATGGTTTGGATTGACCGCCATTCTTTAAATCTGAGTTATTGTTTGTATGGATCTAGTTAATGTGAAATTCTGTAATAATTTGATATTCTTATCAATTGCCATGtttcaccccccaaaaaaaaatcaattgccATGTCAAATCACAAAAGAGAATCATGTTTAGCAGTCAAGACATAGTTCTCTTCAAAAAGTCGAAAATTCTGACTTGGGGAAGATaagaaaaaaagggtgtacccagtgcacaaggctcccgctactgcgggatctggggaggatcataatgtacgcagccttacccctgctttcgcagagaggctgtttccagactcgaacccatgaccagttggtcacaatgaagcaaccttGACTTGGGGAAGATCCCTTTACTAATTATTTTAGCACTAAATAATTTTGCTTTGTTATGAACACCTCGACTGCTTCACCTATTTTTTAATAGGAGTATTTCCAAATATCCCTTCTGGAGCAGTGTGCATACTACATCTACTTTAGTTCTGGGTCCCAATATTATACAAAAAACTGGCTTGGCTTCTACATCTCTCTGTTATTTCAGACTCCAGCTAATGCTCAAAGGCAACAGATGTTTTCTGGATATTTctgtgattttatttttgatctCCACCTCATTTAGTTGATTGAATTTTGCCTTTTGTAGGAGCGGATAAGGCGTATGCAAAGTTTGTTCAACAGAGAACGAAATAAATATAAGAGGAGCTacgagagatggagagaaaatgACCCCGGGGCATATCATCAACATTTTCAGCGGGATGATTGGTATTGGACGACTGATACATCCTACAAACAACAAAGGGCTAATTCCAGGGCAACCCCCCAAGAGAGTGGAAATTATTCATTATCACATCACTACTCAGTTTTGGGCCTTGACAGGTAATGGTCAGTGTTTGAGTGGCCAGTCTAGCCAATGGGGATCAGTCTCTCTGGTTTAGATGTAGTTAATGTAACCTCTTACTGAAAATTAAATTGagtaggtaaaaaaaaaagtaaaaagctAGTGTGGAGTATTTTGAACGTGTTCCTCCAGACCACCTCTTGGGACTTAAAAGAGGCACTGTGCCTTTGGTGCTCCAATAATTTTTGGACCTGGTTTTGTTCACTGGCTGTATAGTTTTGCCATCTTGTTTATTGACCATGCTAAGGGTGTAATTGTCCAACTTTTCATTACCATTAGGATAGAAGATTTACAGCATGAGGTAATCCCAATGCATGATTTGACCTCATTTATGCTCTGGGATCCTTCTGGTCCTTCGTAGTTGATTTTCATCTGATACTTTGTCCTCCTTGTCTGAAAACAGGTAGTGTCCGTAAACGGGTCAAATAATGAGTGGATCCGTGCATTTCTGATATCCGACCCAATTACTTAACCAGTTATCCAATTAAATGTCTGACATATCTCTATAGGTGTATGCTTATCTGTATCTGTTTATTCTCCAAATATCGGATCCAGTAATCGGATATCCGAGTAGTTTAGTAGGTTAAACTACTCGCTAACCTATTGTTAGGTGTacaaaatgataaataaaacactttaaaaaattaagtattcCACGTTTGATTGACAAAAGGTGAACTTGTGCAAATGAATATCTTACATGGCACTATATACCTTCTATTTTATTAAAATGACACCAAAATCCTCTAATTAATGGCGTTACTATATGGAACGAACATAAgtaaaatacataaaataaaactaatagggTTGAATATTAATTGGATTTGGTGTGCATGCATCCGTGTCTCAATTAATAATTGGGAGTTGTTAAATGGGTCAGATATCTGTGTATCTGTTTCTGGTTCAATTGGAATGAATATGAATATGGATTGTTACAATCTGTAGCCCATTGACTGCCCTAGATGCAGGTTGGCTTTTGtacaattttctcttctattgAATTGCACAGTGTTATTCACTTAGATAAATTTATGTTAAGGAGTTGGAAATTAGTAAGTAAAATATATCAATTTAAAAACCTATTTATATATGCTTCTAGTTGATGAGTGCAATGGCTGCTAACTGCTTCTTCTGTTAAACATTCCACCTAGATAAGCCTGCTCCTATCATTTGTATTGTAATGTTATTCATACACATTAAGAACTATGAAAATGCGATAAGCTCCCTACACAAGTGCAAGCCCAAGTACCATACTTAACCCAGTCAAACTTGGGATATACAAAGTTTAACCCTCTGTTAGCATGTGTACTTGGCAAGCAATAAGCTGAAGAAGCAAAAAATCGAACTTTTTGTTGGTCTTGCCGGCACTATATAAGATAATAAAGTTTCTGGGCATTCCTAAGGAGTTGATGCATGTTGATTAGAAATTTAAACACACCTAACATTTTGACCCCACTGGAAAATGGGCTGCGGGGTTTGTTACTTACCTGCATGCCTATTTTAAATATCTTTAAGATGTGCAGGGTGATTAGCCTGGATGATTTTTGTTAATACTGCCCGGATGATTTATCATCTCTCTAATTCATAGAACCCCTTCTCATATAAGCATCTCTAAGTGCTACATGTTTGAGAATGAATGGTCAGTCTCAACATTTGACTCCTTTCCCATCATGTTCTTGATGGTTTTCTAGAGGCCTCAGATAATAAATTTCAGAATACCAGAATTTTCCCAGAACTGCAGTGAAGTAAGAAAGACCAGCAACCTTAGATGGTAATGGGGCTAAACTCGCTAAACAGCAAGTATTATACCCATCCCACAAGTAGGACTGTTGGTTAAAGTTGTACAGCAGTATAGGGGACTTAATAACCACAGTATTAGGGCTTGGATTAGACCCAAAATTAAGTTAACAGCAAGGGCACATCAGCAATACTTTATCCTCCAAAGATGGAACCAATCCAACAGTTGCATTGACAGGTACAGCTGATCAAAAGAAATAGCAGCTAGCTGTCAAAATTAGCAACTATGTATAAGTATAACCCACAAAACCCTAGGGTAGAATACCCCCAAACTGATATCAGTTATAGGTCTCAGTTACAGTAGAATACCCTATAATTATCTGAGTCATCTGATGGACAGATCACTGGTTAcaaattcaaactcaaattAGCAATAGCTTTTAAAACTAGAAAATTACAGGAATCAGCCGATGGGAACCACTGATGGAACCACAGTTTGTGTCAATGGAAGGGGCTGGTATGCTTCTTATGACTTCAGAAAATGAGCAAAAGTTGGTGGCTGGATGTGGTGCAATAGCTCatggaagaaaatagaaactagaagtAAAATTAGTAACTTAAAGTCCACAGAACAAACCAGCCATTGGATATGACTGAAAGGACTATCGAAGAAGGAAGCCAGTGAAAGGACTATCGAAGAAgtaaaaaccaaaattttaaatattgtaGTATTAGTTCCTTAAATTTTCCATCCTTGAAATAAACTCTTGTTCTTGAAAAAAACGAGTTCTGACTGGAATGTTTTTTGCAGATACTAAATTGAAGTTGGTTTGATAAATCCATTCCTTTAGTTGTTGATGCAGTTGCTGTTTTGTATATTTATGAATTTACTTCTGTTTTtaaccccaaccccacccccccaccccaaaaaaaacaaaaaattgcagTGATAATTTTTATGCATACATTTTGTATTCAGTTCATTATATATTTTCTAAATGCAATTTGTGAGAGCTTATGTAGCAATGTAATGTGATTTTCTAATGTATTTGTTTACCATTTGCATTAGCAATATTTTTCTCCTGAACTATTTGACGGTttccttgtctttttttttgtatggggtggggggggggttgttgtaATAGGTGGAGAACAACACCGTACACGGACACGGAAATTAAGGTACTGCAGAAaatatctatacttttttgttacttttgtgtTGTGGAATTTACCTTTTAAATTCTTAAGGCAGTATGATCTTGATTTTGTTAATTCAAGTTTAGCAATTTATTTTTCGGTTCTGCATTCCTGGTGCTTTGTTTGCTAAAGTTGGCAAATGCAGATGACACTTGTATAGAATTAGGTACcgaagaagataaaagaatgATTTGGAAGTAAGGATTGGATTGGATATGGCTCCTTGCCTCATGATATTGGCCTTCTTGAGCTAATGATTTCCTGGAATTTGCTGTTTTAAGCTAGGGTATTTGAGTTTGATCCAAAACCTCTCATCACCTACAAATAGTCTTGCATACCAAAGCACATGGAATTTTAAGGGAGCTCTAGTGCTGGCCTTGGTAGaagatgttttattttctttcaatacTAAATAATATGTAGTCTATATGGAGTAGAGGGCGGATATTCACATTCATAACCTCTAGCTGTATGTCTCCAGTGATACTCAGGAACATTTATTAAAGCTCCAATAAAAGCATGTGATCACCAAAAATACCTGAAAATTTCATCAAGAGAATTTCTGTAGCAATTCACAATGTTTGATTTGATTAGATCCACCTAAATTGGTTTTTTGTCATTTGATTTTGTTCACCCTGCTTTTACTGAAGGTAAGTTTTACTTGGTAAATTGGTTGGTGCCTGTGACAATCACCTCATTTTCAAGTCATGGCATGGCACCTCGATAGATAGTCCTGGGCCCATCATGTTTTAAGAGAAGATAGCACTTATTGGGTACCTAAAACACTTGCAAAGAGGAAGACAATATTCCTGTGACAGGAAAACAATGATGCTGTTATCTCAAGAGTGATGGGGATACATCACTGGAGTGGATCTAGTGTATGGCATTGTAATATTGATGGGGTTTTAGTAACCCATAAGTATGGCAGCTCAAAATTTAAAGAACTcgaaactgtttttttttttttttgtgggggggtggggagggggtggTGATTTGGATGGAGTCCAAGCCCTGAACTGCACTACAAGAGTTCACTAATGTGATCTATTCTTGAACAGCCTATTGCCTAGATATTATCTTCGTCTTCATTCAGTTATTTTGACCAAGCTCACTGTGATATAATGGATTTTGTTTCATTATCGCctttttgatgaaaaataatCCTGCTAATTTGCTGTTTGCAGAGAGCTTTCAGAGCAAAAGCAATGCAGTACCACCCAGATCAAAACCGGGATAATAAAGGTTAGTGTTGGTTGACCATTAGTATGAATTATGTCTTGCAGTATGGCTTGGTTTCTCTTGCTCCTGCCAtagtttttctgttttgttttgattggtGAGTGCTTACCATGTACCATTGCCAGAGGCTGCTGAGGCGAAGTTCAAAGAGGTGCTTATGTCCTATGAAGCCATCAAatcagaaagaaagaatgagaagCTCTAACAGGCAAGGAGTACTAGAGATTTCATATTTTCATGAAACGACCATTGAGAAGAGACCAAGAATTTGATCATTATTTCCACTCCCATTCTTCTATGGCGATAAATTATTTCAAAGTTGGCTTTGCATA
This window harbors:
- the LOC122660941 gene encoding dnaJ homolog subfamily C member 3 homolog isoform X3 — encoded protein: MISEEDEKRKQETSKSSSSWPQDTPYVEREGQEMKVWGILLFGLIGATVTTFAVGQLRRTFDRIYSEERIRRMQSLFNRERNKYKRSYERWRENDPGAYHQHFQRDDWYWTTDTSYKQQRANSRATPQESGNYSLSHHYSVLGLDRWRTTPYTDTEIKRAFRAKAMQYHPDQNRDNKEAAEAKFKEVLMSYEAIKSERKNEKL
- the LOC122660941 gene encoding dnaJ homolog subfamily C member 7 homolog isoform X2: MISEEDEKRKQETSKSSSSWPQDTPYVEREGQEMKVWGILLFGLIGATVTTFALTRSKGTTGGSFRSSFKEEAWKRYNRRLQEDYDEEMERVERIRRMQSLFNRERNKYKRSYERWRENDPGAYHQHFQRDDWYWTTDTSYKQQRANSRATPQESGNYSLSHHYSVLGLDRWRTTPYTDTEIKRAFRAKAMQYHPDQNRDNKEAAEAKFKEVLMSYEAIKSERKNEKL
- the LOC122660941 gene encoding dnaJ homolog subfamily C member 7 homolog isoform X1 translates to MISEEDEKRKQETSKSSSSWPQDTPYVEREGQEMKVWGILLFGLIGATVTTFAVGQLRRTFDRIYSELTRSKGTTGGSFRSSFKEEAWKRYNRRLQEDYDEEMERVERIRRMQSLFNRERNKYKRSYERWRENDPGAYHQHFQRDDWYWTTDTSYKQQRANSRATPQESGNYSLSHHYSVLGLDRWRTTPYTDTEIKRAFRAKAMQYHPDQNRDNKEAAEAKFKEVLMSYEAIKSERKNEKL